DNA sequence from the Leptospira perdikensis genome:
TGTAATTCATCGTAAGCCTGGGAAAAAGATTTTTTCAATGTCTCTTGGTAAGGATAAAGGATATACATTCTTTTAAAAAGAGCATAAATAGGGTTACGTACTCTTTCAATCGCAACAGGGGATTCTGGTGCTACCATGATGGGATCTGTGATATCTGTTAGTTCAGGGCCATTGTAGAGTTTTTGTCCCATCGCAAGAAGTTCTACAAGAAGTGGATTGATTCGATCTAGAGCTTTACTAAGTTGAGGAGAGTATTGTTGGTTGGCTAAAAGTTCATTTCCGCTATATTGTAGTTCAATTAAGGCCTGTTTGGCGCGGATACTGAAATCATGCATAAACTTGGGAGTGAGATCACTGGATCCAAAAGGAGTAACACGAGCGAGCCAACATTTGAGTTTGATTCCAAATCGTGCGGAAAAACTGCTAATTTCTTTTTCATACTGAGCTTTTGAATCTGCTTGTGATTTTGCATTTCCCGAATCAGATTTGTTTTGGTTTCCACCTCGGTTTCCTGACCGGCTATCATCCCCACCACGAGATACTGTGCTTTGACGCACCTTTGGTTCTGGGCGGTTCTTTTTGCTATCGTCTTCTTTCTGTGGTTGTTTTTCTTTTACAATTTCCCCACCGGCACTGACAAACTTATTGAACATATCCTTTCTTGCAGAATCATCCAGTTTCCCAACGCCAATTGCCCGTTTCGTATTATCAAAATCGCCCATAATTTACTATCGTTCCAATTCCTCAATATGGGAATTCAATTTCTTACAAAAAGCAATTTTTAGTGGATTCCCCGGTTTTTCCCAAAAGATTGGAGTCCAAAAGGGAAATACACCATGGCTGAATACATCCTGTCCGAAGATCTGAAAGAAGCGGTCCAAGTGGCGGAAATTACAAAACGACCACTCCTCCTGAAAGGGGAACCGGGAACTGGGAAAACCCTTCTCGCAAGTTTCCTTGCGGAAACCAAAAAACTCCCGTTCTACCGTTGGCATATAAAATCCACAAGTTTGGCCAAAGAGGGTTTATACTTTTATGATGCAGTTTCCCGGCTCAACGATTCTCGATTTCCGGAAGAAGAAGCCATGCTCCGAGTGAGAGAAGTCAAAAATTACATTCGGTTGGGAGCCCTAGGGGAGGCCTTTTCCCAAAAGAATAAAGCCGTCGTCCTTATCGACGAAATCGATAAAGCAGATATCGAATTTCCGAACGACTTACTTTTGGAATTAGACAAAATGGAATTTTTCATTCCCGAAACCAAAGAACATATCGTTGCGGAGGAAAGACCGATTGTCATCATTACTTCCAATAATGAAAAAGAACTCCCGGATGCTTTCTTAAGACGTTGTATCTTTCATTATATCGAATTTCCAAAAAGGGAAGCTATGAAAGAAATCATAAAAGCCCATTATCCCTCTATCGAAACCGAGTTTATGGAAAAAGCTTTGGCGATGTTTTATTCCATTCGTAAAATAGAGAGCCTTAGAAAAAAACCTTCCACAAGTGAACTTTTGGATTGGATTCAAGTTTTGCTTGTTTCTGGAGAAACTTTGGATTCTAGTAAAATTCCTTTTGCAGGAACCTTATTTAAATCCGAAGAAGATTATCGAGTCCATTTGAACTAATATGTTTTTAGATTTTTTTTATAATCTACGAAGTGAGTCAGTTCCTTGTTCTACGGGAGAGTTGATCGCCTTTCTTGCGAGTCTGCGAAAACTAACAGACCCTTCCGGTTATATGAATTTGGACAAACTTTACCGAGTGGGTCGACTCAACTTTGTCAAAGATCTAAAATTTTATGATAATTATGACCTTGCTTTTTCCAAAACCTTTGGGAGTTGGAAAGAAGAAAGGATTCAGTTTAGAGACACACTTTTCGAGTGGTTAGAAGAAAATATTCCCAAACACCTCAGTGATTCCGAAAAATTAAACGCACCTCATTTGAGTATGGAAGAGGTGATTGAAGAATTAAAAAAACGTTTAGCAGAACAAAAAGAACGACATGACGGCGGAAACAAATGGGTGGGAACTTCCGGAACTTCCCCCTTTGGTAACTCTGGTTTCAACCCAAATGGAATCTCCATTGGTGGAAATACCGAAGGAGAAGGAAGTCGTTCCGGAGTGAGTTTGTGGAACGAAAGAAAGTACAAAGCCTACCGTGAGGACCAAATCCTCGATACAAGATCAATACAACTTGCTCTCAAAGAACTTCGGTTTTTAAAAAAAGAGGGGAGGCGCGAACTTCATGTAGACAAAACCATTGATAGAACTTGCGAAAATGGTGGTGAAATCGAACTGGTCGAAGAAAGGGAACGCAAAAACTCACTTCGTTTAGTACTCATTATGGACATCGGGGGAAGTATGACCCCACATTCCGACCGCGTGAGTAAACTATTCAGTGCCAGCCGCGGACTTTACCATTTCAAAGAAGTTCATAATTACTTTTTTCATAATATCTTTCATGAATATCTATATGCCGATCATGAATTCCAAACGAGAATATCCCTAAAACAGTTTGAAGAAAAATTTCGTAAAAATACAAAACTCATTTTTGTGGGAGATGCCTATATGGCACCTTACGAACTGATGGGAACACCTTACAATCCTTATGCGTATAACCGGGCAAATCCAGATGAAAAACAGAGAAAGGCCAAAAGTGGGCTTGAATCGCTAAAGGAACTTATTGGATATTTTCCAGAATCCGTTTGGCTCAATCCGGAACCCAAACGGTTTTGGGGAGCACCAACCATTGAAGCCATTGAAGATGTAATTTCTATGTTTCCTCTCACCATTGAAGGTTTGCGAAAGGCAGTAAAAACTCTGACTTGAAATCGAATTCCGTAGCAATTCTCATTGATTTTCAGAGCCTTTTAACCGTTAATCATACCAAATGATCAACCAAATATCCCTGTCCAGTGTGGTCATTTTTCTAATCAATATTCTAACTCTAGGTTTTTATTATTCTTTCTACCGATTTCACTTTTACCGATTTACTGAATCCTTTTTACAATATACCGCCTTTGCCTTTTCATTTTTTAGTGCCGGTGTGGCGATTGGATTACAAGCCCTATTAATTAATGGCCTTCCGTTTAATGGACCCTATTGGAATGCATTTATTTTATCATCGTTTATTGAAGAATTTGCAAAATTACTTGGGATTTATCTTTTTTTCCGGAAAAACCAAGATGAGTTTACTGTCACAGATGGAATCTTTTATGGTTTAGTGTTAGGTGGTGGATTTGGGTTTGTTGAAAACATTTTGTATTTTATCAATACTGGTCTTTGGTCCCAAGTGCTCCGTTCGATTACCGCATTACCCATTCATATGATGAATGGAGGAATCATTGGAGCTTATCTAATGATGTTTCTGTTTCATAAAAATCCAATTTTTAAATGGGGAAAATTATCCTTTGGATTTTTTGTTTGTGTTGGCATTCATGGTTTGTACAACCTTGCGATTTCACAAGAACTCAACTTACTTTTGATTCTTCCGATTTGTATCTTATCTCTTTTCTTTTTATTAGAACTGACGATTGCGAAATCGAGAATCCTTGTTCCTGGACATATTTTAAAACTGATGAATATGAATATGGAACAATATGAAATTCTGAGCCGCCATAATAGGCACGAAGGTTGGATTCAAAACATTCAAAAACATATATCCACTTCGGGAATCAAACTTTTACAATACCCAAACCTTCGTCATTCGATCTTGACAATTTTCTTTTTGGTTCCCGGGATATTATCCCTATTTCTATTGTACAATTCTCCAGGATGGATTTCTCAAAAATTTCCAGACTTAGCACTACAAGATTATTTTGCTCTTTTTTTTATTTATCCTTCCATACTTTCTTTGATGTTTTTCTTTGCTGGAATATTAAATCCATATTTTTTTCGAGATCGAATGCTCGCTGTCCCTTTGTTTAGTTCCGTTGATTTACACACAGACGGAGCTGAAGAAAACTCAGCTATCTTTCATATCCAAGCCAATATGTTTTATCTTCCGACCTCACAAATGTACCCGGACGATACAAAAGTAAAATTTGACCTTTGGATTGGTTTGGATTGTTTTGTCGGACTTTCAGGTACGATTATTTGGTGTAAAGAAAACGAAGAAGGAAACTGCGGGGCGATGTGTCAGCTAGATCAAATTCCATTTTTGTTTTTAATCAAATGGCACTATCTAAGATTTAGACAAAACTTCAAAAACCTATTCTTACGAAGAGCTATGGTTTGATTTTGAAAAACTAAAACTTGGACTCGAAACTAAATCCATAAAATAAACTTTCATTTGGCTTTTGGAACTGATTCCAAGATCCGAAGGTATTTATATTTGGTTTCATATCGAGTATTGGTTTTAGATAAACTCCATTTGCATTTTCCTTTTTGGTTTCCATTGGTCCCAAATAAAAACTATCAATCAAACTATAGGTGATGATCGAAGTGAAAACAGCAGAATAAATGAGAAAACGTTGTCTATGGAAATCATAACGATCGGTATTTAAGGTATTAGCAAAAATGAAAACACGTCCATCTCCAGTTGGAATGTATTCCATATCGTTATTAATTGCATTTACAGAAGCATTATACTCATATAACATTCCTAAGCCGGAAAGTAAGGCTCCCCCAAAAATAAACGCAGCTTTTCCATATTTTCTTTCCGTTATGGGAGCATAACCTGGAATGACTTTGGGTGTTTCTTCTTTAATTACTTTTACGATTACCGATTTATTTTGAATTTCAAAAGAACGAAACTCTAGAATGTCTACTGACTCAAGAGTTTTTGTTTCGGTTTCAATGATGATTCTGCCACGTTCAAGAGTTTTAAAATTTCCTACGAGTTCCCGATCTCCAAAAACCCATTTTCCCTTAACCCCAGGATCAATGTAACGTTCCATGGGAAATCCAGATTCGGCACTGACTTTTAACGTTGCGATTTTTTTTAAGGGAATGGTTTCCAATTCCAAAGGGCTACTTTTTTTGGAAAAACTAGCATTTGTTTTGTTCAGTTTGGTAAGAATCAAATCACAGTCTTCGACTCCAAAGGTTTTGTAATCGGCGCAAGCCGGGAGCCCGTCGTAGCCGACATCGATCCCTAAAACGTCCGCATTTAAGAATTTATATCGTTTTCCTTGGTCTTGCCATTCCACATGTGTTGCCGTCACATTCACAACCTTCCCATTCAGTACTTCCCCTGATTTCAATCGGATCTTGTCCGCCCAAAGAGAAGAGGAGGTAAAAACCAAAACCAGAAGGAGAAGGGATGCCCGAAATCGGGAAGGGAAGGATATGTAAGTGACTAAAACCAATGGGAAAATCTCAATTTTGTGATAGATTTCTATCACTTGATTATCGACAATACTAGTAATTGCCGTGAACAAAAGCAAAATCAAAACGACGAATTCCTTACGATTTAAGATTGGACTCTTTTATTCCCTTCTTGCCTTACTCAATATCATCTTTTTTACAGTGATGATCTTCGAAAATCAATCTGATTTGCTTCTCAAGAACTTCCAATTTCAGTCAGAAAACCTTGCCAATACCATTCTAGCCGATATCCAAACCATTGGCCTTTCGGGAGAGAAGGATGAAAGTTTTGAGGTCTTCCGAAAGACTTTGAAGTTATACGAAATCGCAAAGTTTTCGATATTTGATGCCGATGGCAAAATTATACTCTCCGAACCAGAATCAGGCGCTGGTGTAAAAGAAATCACAGAATCTATCTTAAAAAAAACAAAAGAAGTATCTTCGGATAAAGAAGGAAACCTCTTCAAAGCCCGTTACAATTTGGATCTAAACGAATCTGACTTCACCGTAGATTTTCTTTTACCGATTCGCCTTTCCGATAACCGGGAAGTATTTTTATCCACCCATTTTAATATTTCATCCATTCAAGACCGACTAAAACAACTTTATATCCAAGTTGGTTATGCAGTTCTTTGGGGAATTGTATTTCATATTATTTTTGCTATTCTTGTTTATCGGGCTATTTTCAAACGTGTTGGATCTTTAGAGGTTGCTTCCAAAGGAATGGCTACCGGAAATTTACAGTCGAGGGTTGACTGGAATTTTAAAAGTAATGATGAATTGGATAATTTGGGAAAATCTTTCAACTTGATGGCAGAGGAAATTCAAAATAAAGTAACAACAATTACACGACTAAACGAAGAAATCAACCAAGAACTTCAAATCGGTAAAGAAGTTCAGGAATTGTTTTTACCATCTGTTAAGAAATTTAAAAAATTTAATATTGGAAAACTTTATCGCCCGATGCGAGAGGTATCCGGAGATTTATACCAATACTTTCAAATTCCAGAAAAAGATTATTATGGGTTCTTTTTGGCTGATGCTTCTGGTCACGGAGTTTCTGCGGCTTTAGTAACAGTCGTTATGGCGATGTCTTTACAAGCTATTATGAAAGATAATCATTCTGCAATCGAAGCCATAAACCGACTGGGAGAAGTGATTGCCAATCGTTTACAGGCTTCTTTTTTTGCGACAGGAGTATTTGTTGTTTTTGAAGAACCTGGTGTGGTTAAATTTGTAAATGCCGGACACAATGCACCTTTTATCATTCGTCCATCCACAAAAGAAATTACTTATATCGATAGTTCGGGGCCTCCTCTTGGAATGGGTGATGACATTCAATACTCGTTAGATTCCTTTCCCGTACTTCCTGGTGATAAAATTGTTCTATATACTGATGGGGTTGTAGAAACTCCGATAAAAGAGGGAGGACTTTTTGGACTCGAACGATTCACTGAAATTGTCCTTGAGAACATTCACCTTTCCAATGCTGAAATCGTAGAAAAGGCGATGGAATTACTCGAAGAAAAACACGAGGAATATAAGGATGATGTCACTATGATTATCCTTGATGTGCCGGAATGAGAAAATTTTTCTTATTTTCGCTTTTCTTTGTTCTGTTTTTTTTCTTCGCGTTGGCTTCCCAATCCATCGTCAGTGTTAAGTTACAAGAACTTCGTTTTGGAATTCTTAGAGACCAGCTGATGAACTATCAGCTCTCTTCTCAGACTTTAAGAGAAAGACTAAAACAAATGTTTCTTTCCAAAGATGACTATATGTCTGAGGTAAAGGTCAACATTTTAGAATCGGGGATTATGAACTCCGAGACAGAAGGTTTGGATTTAAAAATGGGTTGGCAAGACAGGTTTGGGTTATATGTCATCAACTCTGTTCGATTTTTGAATTTCAAACCGGCTCTAGAACTGGAAGAACAACAAAATACAATCATTCGATTGCAGTTTGCTTTTTATATGGAAAGGACAAGAAAGTATCCAATAGCTTCCAAAAAGTACCAAGAACTAGAAGATTCCATAACTTCCGCCCTTTCTGATGAAATGGCATTCACACTCCTTCATCATGGCTATTGTTTGGTGATGATGGGGGAGAGAGAAAAAGCCTTTGTCAAACTAGCCAAAGCCATTGATTTATTTCCAGGCAGCCATTACGCTGAAAACGCAGGCCTTCTCATTAGTTTTTTAGAAGAAGGGGAAAGGAAAAAAGAAGAATTAAAAACAAAAAAGAAATCTCCGGAAGAACTAGCTTATTCGCTCTTTCAAAGTGGAGATTATGAAGAGACTCTAAAAACTTTAGAAAACCTTCCTGTCCTCTCTAAAGACCAGTCCTATATCAAAGCACGTGCTATGGAAGAACTTGGAAAAACTTCTAATGCAGTTAAAGAATACATCCAACTTGTAAAACAAAAGGACAATAAAGAAGTTGCAATCCGCGCCAACAGACGTTTGTTACTCATTGGAAATTTTTACCAAGAGAACAAATCACTTGTTGCTTTCTCTAAAGAAGAAGCAAACAAACTGGGAGACACAAAAGCGGCTGAGAATATAGAAGAGGGTAAAAGTTTAGTTTTAAAACCTGTTATCATTGAGAAGGTACTCAAAGCAGAAACCTCTTCCAATCTATCTGCAGAAGAAACAAAAGAACTCAATCAAATCAAAGAAAACATTCGCGAATCTTTAGAAGATTCCAAAGCAGAAACAACGAAACTAGCAGCGGTTGTTTCAGAAGAAAAAATTCCTCTCATTCCGGAAAATCCACCAGAAACAATTACAAAAACGACAGAAGTCATACCTCCTGTGGCAGTAAAAAAACAAATACCAGAAGCTCCTTTGAAACTCAAAGTGAAGTTACGTGATGGTCGGGAAGTGGTCTGTGATGAAGTGAAAATTGAAGGAAATTTGGCTACTCTGCAACTCGGTTCCTTTGGGCTAAACCTTCCTTATGATCTGGTGGTTTCTGTACAAACTTCCGGTGAAAAGGCAGGAAAGCTCATCAAACTTGTAACTGGTTCTGGGGTTCAAGGAGAATCAAATCGTTGGATTCAAACCAACTCTGGAGACTGGACAAAACCAAAATCAGCAGAGGAGCCGGTAGTACGGGGAGAAGTGAAATCCTTCCGGCTCTAAGGAGAAAAAGGAGTTATGGAAGTTCCGATTCTCCGCCGAGGATCGTGAAAAACTTGTCCAAACTAGACAGTTTCAAGATCACCATGACATCTTGACTCACATTGAGAAGGAAAAACTGTCCTTCTTCCGATTTGAGTTTCTTTTGCAGGTTGGCAAGAAGAGCAATTCCAGAGGAATCCAAGAGTTTG
Encoded proteins:
- a CDS encoding AAA family ATPase, producing the protein MAEYILSEDLKEAVQVAEITKRPLLLKGEPGTGKTLLASFLAETKKLPFYRWHIKSTSLAKEGLYFYDAVSRLNDSRFPEEEAMLRVREVKNYIRLGALGEAFSQKNKAVVLIDEIDKADIEFPNDLLLELDKMEFFIPETKEHIVAEERPIVIITSNNEKELPDAFLRRCIFHYIEFPKREAMKEIIKAHYPSIETEFMEKALAMFYSIRKIESLRKKPSTSELLDWIQVLLVSGETLDSSKIPFAGTLFKSEEDYRVHLN
- a CDS encoding VWA domain-containing protein; amino-acid sequence: MFLDFFYNLRSESVPCSTGELIAFLASLRKLTDPSGYMNLDKLYRVGRLNFVKDLKFYDNYDLAFSKTFGSWKEERIQFRDTLFEWLEENIPKHLSDSEKLNAPHLSMEEVIEELKKRLAEQKERHDGGNKWVGTSGTSPFGNSGFNPNGISIGGNTEGEGSRSGVSLWNERKYKAYREDQILDTRSIQLALKELRFLKKEGRRELHVDKTIDRTCENGGEIELVEERERKNSLRLVLIMDIGGSMTPHSDRVSKLFSASRGLYHFKEVHNYFFHNIFHEYLYADHEFQTRISLKQFEEKFRKNTKLIFVGDAYMAPYELMGTPYNPYAYNRANPDEKQRKAKSGLESLKELIGYFPESVWLNPEPKRFWGAPTIEAIEDVISMFPLTIEGLRKAVKTLT
- a CDS encoding PrsW family glutamic-type intramembrane protease, which produces MINQISLSSVVIFLINILTLGFYYSFYRFHFYRFTESFLQYTAFAFSFFSAGVAIGLQALLINGLPFNGPYWNAFILSSFIEEFAKLLGIYLFFRKNQDEFTVTDGIFYGLVLGGGFGFVENILYFINTGLWSQVLRSITALPIHMMNGGIIGAYLMMFLFHKNPIFKWGKLSFGFFVCVGIHGLYNLAISQELNLLLILPICILSLFFLLELTIAKSRILVPGHILKLMNMNMEQYEILSRHNRHEGWIQNIQKHISTSGIKLLQYPNLRHSILTIFFLVPGILSLFLLYNSPGWISQKFPDLALQDYFALFFIYPSILSLMFFFAGILNPYFFRDRMLAVPLFSSVDLHTDGAEENSAIFHIQANMFYLPTSQMYPDDTKVKFDLWIGLDCFVGLSGTIIWCKENEEGNCGAMCQLDQIPFLFLIKWHYLRFRQNFKNLFLRRAMV
- a CDS encoding LB_137 family protein — encoded protein: MIEIYHKIEIFPLVLVTYISFPSRFRASLLLLVLVFTSSSLWADKIRLKSGEVLNGKVVNVTATHVEWQDQGKRYKFLNADVLGIDVGYDGLPACADYKTFGVEDCDLILTKLNKTNASFSKKSSPLELETIPLKKIATLKVSAESGFPMERYIDPGVKGKWVFGDRELVGNFKTLERGRIIIETETKTLESVDILEFRSFEIQNKSVIVKVIKEETPKVIPGYAPITERKYGKAAFIFGGALLSGLGMLYEYNASVNAINNDMEYIPTGDGRVFIFANTLNTDRYDFHRQRFLIYSAVFTSIITYSLIDSFYLGPMETKKENANGVYLKPILDMKPNINTFGSWNQFQKPNESLFYGFSFESKF
- a CDS encoding SpoIIE family protein phosphatase, which gives rise to MNKSKIKTTNSLRFKIGLFYSLLALLNIIFFTVMIFENQSDLLLKNFQFQSENLANTILADIQTIGLSGEKDESFEVFRKTLKLYEIAKFSIFDADGKIILSEPESGAGVKEITESILKKTKEVSSDKEGNLFKARYNLDLNESDFTVDFLLPIRLSDNREVFLSTHFNISSIQDRLKQLYIQVGYAVLWGIVFHIIFAILVYRAIFKRVGSLEVASKGMATGNLQSRVDWNFKSNDELDNLGKSFNLMAEEIQNKVTTITRLNEEINQELQIGKEVQELFLPSVKKFKKFNIGKLYRPMREVSGDLYQYFQIPEKDYYGFFLADASGHGVSAALVTVVMAMSLQAIMKDNHSAIEAINRLGEVIANRLQASFFATGVFVVFEEPGVVKFVNAGHNAPFIIRPSTKEITYIDSSGPPLGMGDDIQYSLDSFPVLPGDKIVLYTDGVVETPIKEGGLFGLERFTEIVLENIHLSNAEIVEKAMELLEEKHEEYKDDVTMIILDVPE
- a CDS encoding tetratricopeptide repeat protein, which gives rise to MRKFFLFSLFFVLFFFFALASQSIVSVKLQELRFGILRDQLMNYQLSSQTLRERLKQMFLSKDDYMSEVKVNILESGIMNSETEGLDLKMGWQDRFGLYVINSVRFLNFKPALELEEQQNTIIRLQFAFYMERTRKYPIASKKYQELEDSITSALSDEMAFTLLHHGYCLVMMGEREKAFVKLAKAIDLFPGSHYAENAGLLISFLEEGERKKEELKTKKKSPEELAYSLFQSGDYEETLKTLENLPVLSKDQSYIKARAMEELGKTSNAVKEYIQLVKQKDNKEVAIRANRRLLLIGNFYQENKSLVAFSKEEANKLGDTKAAENIEEGKSLVLKPVIIEKVLKAETSSNLSAEETKELNQIKENIRESLEDSKAETTKLAAVVSEEKIPLIPENPPETITKTTEVIPPVAVKKQIPEAPLKLKVKLRDGREVVCDEVKIEGNLATLQLGSFGLNLPYDLVVSVQTSGEKAGKLIKLVTGSGVQGESNRWIQTNSGDWTKPKSAEEPVVRGEVKSFRL
- a CDS encoding STAS domain-containing protein, which translates into the protein MNFTTKQVKNHTVVTLEGSLDIYSAPALKKELHKIIDDGAESVAIDMVNIKLLDSSGIALLANLQKKLKSEEGQFFLLNVSQDVMVILKLSSLDKFFTILGGESELP